A window from Hyla sarda isolate aHylSar1 unplaced genomic scaffold, aHylSar1.hap1 scaffold_88, whole genome shotgun sequence encodes these proteins:
- the LOC130348338 gene encoding histone H2B 1.1-like — MPDPAKSAPAPKKGSKKGSKKAVTKTQKKDGKKRRKTRKESYAIYVYKVLKQVHPDTGISSKAMGIMNSFVNDIFERIAGEASRLAHYNKRSTITSREIQTAVRLLLPGELAKHAVSEGTKAVTKYTSAK; from the coding sequence ATGCCTGATCCCGCCAAGTCTGCACCAGCGCCCAAGAAAGGCTCCAAGAAAGGCTccaagaaagccgtgaccaagacTCAGAAAAAGGACGGCAAGAAGcggaggaagaccaggaaggaaagctatgccatctacgtgtacaaggtgctcaagcaggtccaccctgacaccggcatctcctccaaggccatgggcatcatgaactcctttgtcaacgatatcttcgagcgcatcgcaggggaagcctcccgcctggctcactacaacaagcgctccaccatcacctcccgggagatccagaccgccgtgcgcctgctgctgcctggagagctggccaagcacgccgtgtccgagggcaccaaggccgtcaccaagtacaccagcgccaagtaa